The DNA sequence gagccagcgagagaggttgCGCTGGGAGCCTGTTGCTGAGTGAAATCAAAACTTGCGAAACCCCCGCGTTGCTCATTTCTTCGTTTGAAAGAGCGGTTGGTCCCGTTGGAGGAAGCAGCTGCAGAAAGGGGGCTCCCGTGACAGAAATACGAGGCTGTGCCCTTGGGCCACTTCTCTAGCTTACACATTTTCCCCAGAAATCATCTCTGACTCTCTCTGGATAGAAGTGTTCTCTGCACTTCCTGGGAATccagacacctttttttttttttttaaataacagcttgcGACATAATGCACCTCCCATATAAATCACCTATTTAAAGTGCACAGTTCAAAGGCTTTCAGAGCTGTATCACCACCATCAATTTTAGAAAACTGTCACCGCCCTGCGAAGAAGCCCCTCAGCCACCGGCCGTCAGcactcctcccccagccctgggccatcACCAATCCACTTCCTGCCTCTACAAATTTGCCTATTCCGGACATTTCACACATGAATGGAGTCGTGCTCTGTCGGTCTCCCGTGACTGGCTCTTTCACCTCGCCTAATGTTTTCATGGTTGAAGCATGTGTCCATTTCGTTCCTTTTTAATGacgagcaatattccattgtatgcatagtccacattttctttccctattcACCAGTGATGGACACCAGGCATCCTCCTCGAGTTTAATATATTCCCTGTAATGATAGCGGTGATCGTTGAGCAGCTGCCCTATGCGAAGCAGCTGACCTAATTCCTAAcccagggaggcagggctgtTTCTCCCGTCATGCTGATAAAGACACCAAGACATAGAGGCGAAGTGGCCAATCCAAGGTCCCACTGGTGACAGAGCAGGAATCAAAGATGGGTTGGCCTAGCCCTCCCCCTATCCATGTTCTTCCCATTGCACCGCGGCAGCCCTCTACCCTCTACCCCCGTGTGCGCTGCTTTCTCCTTCTGGTTGGCTCTGtggccagaaagagaaagaaccctCTCACTGAGCGACGGTTCGTTGAACAAGGCCCAGCTGGCACCGTGTGGGAGGCCAGCATGCATTAGTCAGTGAGCCAGGGGGCCCCCTTGTGGGGCTCAGTGCCCAGGTGATGAGAGGTCGTCATGCAAGGAGGCAGGTGCTGGTCCCCGGGAAGGGTACGCCCCAGGGCTGGGAACGCAGGGCTGCTGGAGAGCCCAAGGAAAGAGTCTTAGAGGAGACGATATTTGGAACAGGACCCCAGGGGGCCAGGCAGAATGCTCTGGCACAGGCAAGCCTATGCAGAGGAACAGATGTGCTCGTAGACCCCGAAACCGGGAACCTGGGTCCACGGGGATGAGTTCTATCCTCCTGAACGTGGGAGGGGAAGAGTAGGGGCAGAGGTTGGAATAACACTGCGAGAGCCTGCACCCCAGGCTGGCGACTGGGCTGTGTCCTGAGGGCAGCAGGAAGCCACTGAAAGCTTTGCGCAAGATAACAGGGTAAAAGCCATCATCCGTTAGCACTCTGGTGTCTGTCTTCAGACCCAGGTTCCCCGGCCCCTGGAAATGATCCTTCTGCGGCTCACACAGAGCTGGCTTCGTCTTTGTACCTTCAGCACCTAGGACAGGGCAGGGCCCGATACACGGCAgcagctcaataaacatttgtcgaatgaatgaatgaatgaatgaatgaaccaatcaATCCATCTGCCAGCCAGCCCCTCCCGGTCACCGGCGTCTCCCAACAAGGTTGAACAATACAGCTGGTGTGCTCCAAATTCTCCCATCTCGCCCACctaccctctctccctcccgcctGTCACCTTCTCCCTCCTCGCTACCCCTCTCCTTTCTGGTCATGCGTACACAGAAGTGCAAACGCTCATGTACTCCCACCAGGTGCTAAGCAGCagcaattactttatttttttaatttttatttatttttagcagcaattactttaaattctcacAACCGCTCTCGGGGATAGAAACGATGAACTGcactttgcaggtgaggaaattgTGACTTACGGGGGTTACGGGACCCGCCCAGCTGCTGAGCGGCAGCCCTGAGACTCacaggggcccggggagggggggacgggggggggggaggcacaggaaggaatggagggagggggtggtcTCAAACCCCTGGCCGGGGACCAGGTGAATGGATCCAGGTCTGAGGGCTCCTGCTTCACCTCTGAATCTAGGGTGCTGCAGCCAGACCCCCCGCTCCACCCCTGCGTCTGCTCCCCCAGGCTGGAGCTCCCTCAGGGACGCACAAGcaagcacacacacgcatgtgcatacatgcacacgcacacgcacacatacacgcacacgcacacagcaGCCCAAAGCCTAGAAAGCCACACTGGTCGTTGCCTTCGGCAGAGaggttttattttcctataaGATGATTCCTCAGAGAAATGTTTTCTGTGACGCCCAAAGTAAAGCGCGGAGGGGGCCACCTCTAGGTGCCGGGCGTGACGGCTGAGCTTATGAGCAGCTCACTCTTCACCTGGAGGCTTACCTGGTGCCACGGGCTCGGCACCCACAGGCTTCACAGCCAAGATGTCCAAAGAAGTAGGTGACACACTTCCTCCCTATCACATCACCTGCCCTGAGACCCAGTGTCTGCCAAAGTCGTGTGCCTCCTGCTCCGAGACCAAGAACTTTGTGGGCCTTTGCTCTGGGCCTAGGGCAGCAATCGGCATGGCAACGGACAGCCTTCCTGTGTGAATCCAAGTGTCTGCTAGCAGctaaatatgtcttttaaaaaaaaaagaaaaagaaagaagaagaaagaaagaaagaaagaaaggaagaaagaaagaaagaaaaagaaaaagtaatggctCGCTAATATAAGTAGGTTGGCAGGCCAAGTGCTCCTGGACACGGGGTCCTCAAAGGTGCAGAAAGATTAGCCAAGCATCGTGGGAGCGAAAAGCGAGAGCTTCTGAGCTAGGCGGCTGCAAGAGAGCTCGTTTCCTGCCGGCACTCCCAGTACACCGTGAACGGGTGGACGAACGTCAACACAGTGGCAAGCACCAGCAGCACATTCACCTGGGGGCGAGAGAGGGGGCAGGTGAGGTCAAGAACACGGAGCGACAGCCCCCACCAACAAAGGGGCCAGAATTCCGCCAGGTGCAGCCTCTGCGTTCTCCTCAGACGCTACGGTGCCCGGGGGGGAAGCCTTCAGTCATTAATCGCTCTGCCCTGTGGAGCAGAGCGGGGAGGAATAGTGTGCCCatgtcacagatgaagaaacagaggtctCGACAGCACTCGATGACCTGCTCAAGGTCGCACGGGAAGCTGGGGACAGTGGCTAGAACACGCGTCTTCAGAATATGATTGGAGTCGTCTGACACCACAATCAAGAAATTCTCCCCAGTTTTTAGTTCGttcctgtttttttctcccaatgACTGACTTAAACTCCTGCCCAGAGTGCTGGGCAGTGGTCAGAATACTGAATGCAAAGTCAAAGACTTCTGCTCCCTAGTTATGTGCTTCTGAATATTTAAGTCACAGAACCCGAATCCCCGAACCTACAGCTTCAACCTGCAGAAAGGGGGCGAGCCATGCCCACCTCCCGCCTCCCAGGGCTGGGCCCACGAGCATCCCTCCTGTGTGGGGACAGCGGGGGTGAGACCAGAGCTCCTGCCCCTCGGACCAGCTGTGGGGACCAATGCGTACTGTTGCCGCAGAGCCAGGCCGGGCTCAGCCTGCACTCACCGCAAGCAGGAAATGTCTTTAAACTCTTAGGTTTTTACTTGGAATCTGTGAGAATTTTACATTCTCCTCCAGGATATATCTGTGTGTTTCCCcacacataaaaaatattttctccccaaatctctaATAATATGGACTCTCTTGGAAGCTATGTCAGGTGAGTCTTGTGGTTTCAGGTGCCCCAGCCATAAGGCAGGGTACTCTGCTACCCCGGTTTGAGAAATAAGACCAAGGGTGTACCCACGTGCAGAAATATTCCTGCAGGAACCATCTCAGGCAGATTTGGGGTGCCCCCTGCTGGAGCCCCACTGAGGTGCCCCAATCCGATGTCCCTGCTGGTCTAGGACCAGAGCCACGCAcctcccaccgccacccccaGTACTCACGTAGAGTGGGTCATTCTGGAGGGGGCCTTTGATGAAGGTGAAGATAGGGAATTGGAGCAGAGATACAATGGCTGATAAGGCCATCACCAGCCCAAAGAGCTTCCCGAAGTGCTCTGAAGGGAAACTGCAGAACAAGACAAATGGGGTTCCAGTGAGCTCCCAGGAGGAGCCTGGCCGTGGTGGGCCTGTGTCAGCCACTTGCTCCCAAGTCCTCCGTGCTAGGCCTGGCTTCACCCTCCCACACCCACCCAGCCTTTCCCCTTCACCGTTGCTCAAGCCACAGAACACAGAGAAGGCGTTGTGCAGGGACCCAGACACAGGGTGTGTCTGGAGAGGTCTCACgaaaacacagacacataaacaGATCGCTCTATGCTGGATGATGTCTACACTAGCAAAGGACGCAAGAACAGAGTGCCAAGGGCATAAAGAAGGAAGACACTGTCTTTCTCACTCTTCTCTGGGAGAGCTGAACTAGAAGAGGGCAAATAGCAGTTCACCAAGTGgacaagagaggcagagaggagagccGATATGAAGGCCCAATTCGTGAATGCTCTATCCCCCCACCAGCCTCTACCCCACCTCCCCCTCTACACCCAGACCCTGCCTCGCTCACTGGCCCTCCCCCAGGTCCGTTCTCACCTCCTGACTACTCCTCCCCCCGCACACGTCCCTCTGTACCAGCGCATCCCCCGTGGGCCGACGCAGCCCGCGCACTTACGCGAGGGTGAGGAAGGCAGCGTTGCCCCCGTACAGGAAGGAGCGGCTGATCACCTGCAGGATGAAGGTGACGTACTGGAGGGGTAGGATGGGCACCGAGGCACAAAGGGCGAAGCCCAGGCACAGCAGAGACGTCAGGGCCAGAGATGGCACCGCGGAGCTTAGGGCCACCGTCATGGCCGAGGACCCTGGTCCAAAGGGAAGAAGAGGCTGCGTGGAGGCGAGCACGGCGGAGGGCAGGGACGGGGCACAAAGAGGCGACAAAGGGCGGAGCCACCGTCCACCAACCGTCCAGGCCGAAACCTCTCCCCCCCACGAGCTCATCTCCAATCCGCCAATAAGCACTGATCATTCATCCCCTAAACGCCGTTCAAATGCATCCACCGCTTTCTACCCCCAGCGACTCAGCCTGCCCTAGGTCCCCATCCACACACGCCTGGATTGGGACAGTGGCCTCCTCCCCGGGGCCGCGTGCTCTGGCCCCTCCACCCCACGGCCAGGCAAGCTGCAGCGGCGCTCTCGGGCAACAGCAATGACTGCAAACAGCCACCTGACCAGCCACCTGACCAGCCGCCGCCCCATGACCGAGACCCAGCAGGCAGCACggaggaagtgagggaaggaggggcagtgGCACTCAGCAATCATACTGTTCCTAACAGCATTGATGGTGCGAACCCAGCCATTATGCATGAAATACGTTCTTAAAATCCTAcgtatgtacatgtgtatacagTGGGCAGCACATAGCAGACGTATATACACTGTACGTATACGGCATTGGTAGGAAGCACCATCTTCAGAGGAAAAGAGACACAGATGTAAAATCAAGAGTAAAATCAAAACTGTGAATTAAAATATCATGACATCTTCCCTCTATCCAAGGCCTAAGAGCACAGATGACCCAGCAGACCTGGAAGCCTGAGCATCCAGACCACAGTCTCTAAAGGAAGGCCACTTAAAGGGACCCAGGACTACTTGCCGAAACAGCTGTTTCGGGTCCGGGGCAGGAAACGCACCCCTGAAACGGCCCTGAGCATCTCACTGGACTGGAGAAGAAGACACTCCCTAAACCTGATGGTGTCGTGTTAAGGGACACGGATTCTGGGTCGGTAAAGTGGCCGATAGCTACAGACGGACTGGAGCATAGAGAAGCATCATGGCCGAAAGGGATCGAGACCcgtcaaatacatttaaaatgagacTTTGAAACAGAAATGACAttaggggcgcccggctggctccgtcggttaagcatccaactcctggtttcagctcagggcatggtctcagggtcgtgagatcgagccccacattgggctccgtgctcagcgtggagtctgcttgaggctctctctctccctctccccccacccccccaacgcTCATGCATCCTCTCCcgctctaaaataaacaaataaatctttaaaaaataataataaaaataaaagagaaatatcattCAAAAGTAAATCAATTCGTTAAATTAAAGAGCAACGACAAGTCATTTCCCCGGGAGGTTGCTAGGGCACCCAAGTCGTTACTCTGAAACGGGTACATGGAGGAAAAAACCAAGCACTTGTTTCAGGGGCCGAAGCACTCAATGAGGGAAAGCTTTTCTTTCTAGAGGAATTCTAacaattaaaagcaaaaggaaagacagaaatagaaaatctccCTGTTGCGAGCCTAATAAAATAATGGATCCCAGCACCGATCGCCCATAGCTACTGACATCATTACCCGTGCCGCTGATGGGAAACTCTGTCCGGGGTAGATCAGACCGACCATGTCTGGACCCACCGATCAATCCTAACATCGTAAGAACAGGGACAGTCGGGacgggggcggggcaggggctgcCACCGGGAGCCAGAGGAAGCCTGCATCTCCACCTCCCCAGCCTGCTCGCCAAAAAATACTCAAGTCCATCTCCTCAAGCCTCCAATATGCCTGTTTACAGGAAATACCCAATCAGCGAGACATTTTCAAGTGACACCGAAAGATGCCAAATCCAATCTGGAGGAAATCTGATAGAACAAATGACCcggtttcttcaacaaataaaccACCAGAAAAACGAaaggtagggggaggggaggggaggggacgggaGGCACAAGACTGAAAAGGACAGAGTAAGGCCCATGAACCACATACACAGTGCAGACCCCGCGTGCATCCTAATGCGAACAAACCAACCGTAAAAAGGCGTATTTGAGACACTTCGGGAAATCGGATCAGGACTGTGTGTTAGACGGTCTTAAGAAATTACTGGGTTTTTTAATGATAATGATATTATGGTGATGTTTAAATAAAAAGGGCCTTATTCATGAGAGACGCGGACTGAAGTATCTACAGACGACATGATCGGATGCCTGCGGTTTGTCTTAAAATACCCCAGCGGGGGTAGGGGGAGCGCCAGGAAAGGGGGTAGCTCAGCGCCCCTCTGTTCCTCCAGTTGCGTCCAAGGGTCGCCTGCCCCTTCTTAACCTCTCCCCCCTTCAGCCCCTTCTCTCCGGCACCCCAGCCAGCCCAAATTCCTTCCTGGGATTCCTCACTGTTTTGCTCACTCTTCGTCACCTTGACCGCACTGTATTCCCGGGCTGCTCTCCCAGGGCCCTCCTCTTCATCTCCTCACTTCTTGCTCATCCTTCAGGCCTTGACTTAGAagccacttcctccaggaagccttccaggaCATCAAACCCATCCTCACCCAGAATAGGCTAGGTGCCCTTCTTTGTGTCCCCATCGCCCCCTGTGAGCTGACTTCATGGATGGTGACGCCTGATTACTCGCCCCTCATTCTCTAGACTGAGGGCAGCTTGAGAACAAGGACCTATCTGTCTGGTCCATGGTAGAATCTGGAACTACAGCTGACACATCACGGACACTCAGCAACaattgggtggatggatggatggatggatggatggatggatggagaaaagggttaagaacaaaagagaaggTGGCTCTGGCCTGCATGAAGATTCCTCCCCTGCCGGTTCCCCGACCCTCTGCAGCCCAGGCCTCACCTTTCGCTTCCTTCTGGTACTTCTGCTTGAGCCGGTCCATGAGCAGGCCGTTCCAGGGGGCACACAGCACCCCGAAGAACTGAGTGATGGCGAAGGCATTTGTGTAGGTGCTGACTGTAGGGGACAGAGAGGGGCGGGGTGGTAAGACATTCCCAGCACTGCCTGATAGGAGAGGACTCTCCCAGCCTGCCCTTGCCctgcctgtccctcctccccacacccctgctcGGACCTTCCTCCAGACACACAGCCCTGCTGAGCTCAGCACCCTGGCCTCAAGTCTCCACGGATGCACGAGTGGgccgccccccagcccccgctCATACCTAGCGCTCTGTCACCCCCGGCCAGGTTGGTGAGCAGCGAGTTGAGGGTGCCGATGAAGAGGTAGTGCCACAGCTGTATGACCGACAGCCACACCAGGTGGCAGGCAAAGCGCTGGGAGAGCACGTAGCGCCAGAAAGAGCGGGGCTCTGGCTGCTTCCCCGGTTCTAGGGCCTCTGATGGGAAGGAAGGGTCCGGGCATGAATTACAAGAAAGCAGGGGAGCGGGGTGGGCAGGACCGTGTAAGGAGTGAGctcacctcctcttcctcccagaCCGCAGCTGGCATGTCCCCAGGGCTGCCTGCAGCCAGCTCGCCCCAACACTATGGCTTGGTTGCCCCGGCCTCACGACCCTCAGCGACCCACCCACATCCTCCTCTGTCCT is a window from the Ursus arctos isolate Adak ecotype North America unplaced genomic scaffold, UrsArc2.0 scaffold_23, whole genome shotgun sequence genome containing:
- the SLC43A3 gene encoding equilibrative nucleobase transporter 1 isoform X4 — translated: MGNVTGSADCKAQDERFSLIFTLGSFMNNFMTFPAGFIFDRFKTTVARLIAIFLYTSATLTIAFSSADSAPLLFLAMPMLTVGGILFLITNLQVGNLFGKHRSTIITLYNGAFDSSSAVFLVIKLLYERGVSLRASFIFLSVCSAWHVGRTFLLMPRGHIPYPLPPNYSYGLCARNDTTDGEKNTAESEKLEMQSKEFLPAKEEALEPGKQPEPRSFWRYVLSQRFACHLVWLSVIQLWHYLFIGTLNSLLTNLAGGDRALVSTYTNAFAITQFFGVLCAPWNGLLMDRLKQKYQKEAKGSSAMTVALSSAVPSLALTSLLCLGFALCASVPILPLQYVTFILQVISRSFLYGGNAAFLTLAFPSEHFGKLFGLVMALSAIVSLLQFPIFTFIKGPLQNDPLYVNVLLVLATVLTFVHPFTVYWECRQETSSLAAA
- the SLC43A3 gene encoding equilibrative nucleobase transporter 1 isoform X3 — encoded protein: MGNVTGSADCKAQDERFSLIFTLGSFMNNFMTFPAGFIFDRFKTTVARLIAIFLYTSATLTIAFSSADSAPLLFLAMPMLTVGGILFLITNLQVGNLFGKHRSTIITLYNGAFDSSSAVFLVIKLLYERGVSLRASFIFLSVCSAWHVGRTFLLMPRGHIPYPLPPNYSYGLCARNDTTDGEKNTAESEKLEMQSKEFLPAKEEALEPGKQPEPRSFWRYVLSQRFACHLVWLSVIQLWHYLFIGTLNSLLTNLAGGDRALVSTYTNAFAITQFFGVLCAPWNGLLMDRLKQKYQKEAKGSSAMTVALSSAVPSLALTSLLCLGFALCASVPILPLQYVTFILQVISRSFLYGGNAAFLTLAFPSEHFGKLFGLVMALSAIVSLLQFPIFTFIKGPLQNDPLYVSTGGGGGRCVALVLDQQGHRIGAPQWGSSRGHPKSA
- the SLC43A3 gene encoding equilibrative nucleobase transporter 1 isoform X5 yields the protein MNNFMTFPAGFIFDRFKTTVARLIAIFLYTSATLTIAFSSADSAPLLFLAMPMLTVGGILFLITNLQVGNLFGKHRSTIITLYNGAFDSSSAVFLVIKLLYERGVSLRASFIFLSVCSAWHVGRTFLLMPRGHIPYPLPPNYSYGLCARNDTTDGEKNTAESEKLEMQSKEFLPAKEEALEPGKQPEPRSFWRYVLSQRFACHLVWLSVIQLWHYLFIGTLNSLLTNLAGGDRALVSTYTNAFAITQFFGVLCAPWNGLLMDRLKQKYQKEAKGSSAMTVALSSAVPSLALTSLLCLGFALCASVPILPLQYVTFILQVISRSFLYGGNAAFLTLAFPSEHFGKLFGLVMALSAIVSLLQFPIFTFIKGPLQNDPLYVSTGGGGGRCVALVLDQQGHRIGAPQWGSSRGHPKSA